The following DNA comes from Verrucomicrobiia bacterium.
TGGCGGCCAGCACGCAGGCGCAGGTGCTGTTCACGGACACGGCCCGCAACAACACGGTGGCCAACCCCCTCCTCAAGGGCATCAGCCGCACCGATGATGGTGGTCTGGACCCGCGTCCGGCAACCGGCAGCCCGGCATTGACGACCAGCCGCATTCCCTCAGATTCGTTCTACACGCTGGCGAACTACAAAGGCGCGTTCAGCGGCGTCAACTGGGCGGCTGACTGGACCGCGCTCGGCGCAGAACGCATCATGAGCGGCAGTGGTGCAGGCGCTCCGCAATCTATCACGATCCCGGTTCGCGGTCCCAGCTCATCCCAAGATCCCCAGGTGGAAGCCTTGGTTGCGGGCGTGGACTTCACGGCCATCATCACCGTCGGTGACACGGCAGCTAACAGCCCCGGCTGGCGCTATGTCGGTCTCGGTGATGGTCTCGGTGCTTACGACAATACCAACGGCACCTTCACGGCGCTGGTGAACCATGAGATCAACGAGACGCTGGGCATCACCCGCGCGCACGGTGCGAAGGGCACGTTTGTCTCCAAGCTCATCATTGACAAGGCTACGCTGCAGGTTCTCAACGGTCAGGACCTCATGACGAATGTCTATACCTTCAACACGAACAGCTTCGTCTATGAACTGGGTGTCAATGTGTTGATGGGCCGCTTCTGCTCGGCGGATCTCCCGCCGGTGAGCGCCTTCTACAACAGCGGCAACGGCAAGGGCACGCAGAACCGCATCTTCATGAATGGTGAAGAGTTCTCCACCCAGTCCCGCGCTTGGGCACACATCGCCTCCGGTCCGGAAACGGGCAACTCCTGGCAGCTCCCGCTGCTGGGCCGCGCCTCCTGGGAAAACGTGGTGGCCAGCCCCTACATGCAGGACAAGACCATCGTGGTCGGTCTGGATGACGACGGCACGACGGACTCACAGGTGTACATCTACATCGGCACGAAGCAGACCACAGGCGCGAGCGATGTGGAGAAGGCCGGTCTGATGAACGGTCAGCTCTACGGGGTTTCCGTGGCTGGTCTGGCGCAGGAAGTCGCGGGCACCACCGAGGTGCAACGCAACTTCTCGCTCGTGAACCTGAGCGCCCTGACTGATGTTCGGGTCGCCACCTTCAACCAACTGGAGACGGTAGGCAACGGTGCCGGTGTAACCGCGTTCATGCGCGTGGAGGATGGTTCTTGGAATCCGCTGAATCCTCGTGAGTTCTACTTCCTCACGACGGCCAGTGCCTCGCTACCGAGCCGCCTCTGGCGCCTGACGTTCAACGATATCGCCAACCCGGAAGCGGGTGGGGTGATTGAGATGATGCTTAACGGCACGGAAGGCCAGATCATGATGGACAACATGGTGGTGGATCAGGATGGCAACATCCTTATCACGGAAGACCCGGGCAACAACGCCCGTCTAGCCCGTGCCTACAAATACTATCCTGCAACCGACGGCTTAATTGCTCTCGGTCAGGCCAAACAGTCCTTGTTCAAGAGCGGTGAACCCGGCTTCATCACGCAAGATGAAGAAGTTTCCGGCGTCATCGACATGCGCGACATCCTTGGCAACGGTGCCTACTTGATCGTGAACCAGATCCACAATGGTGCCGTGGTTGGTAACGACCCGGAACTCGTGGAAGGTGGCCAATTGCTGGTGATGTATGTAAATGGCACCACGCCCTCCATCAACAGCCAGCCGACCCCGGTGAGCGTGGGCAGCGGTACTGCCGCCACCTTCACAGTCGCCGCCTCGGCCGGTTCTACCATCCAGTGGTACAAGAACGGCGTGCCGATCGCGACCGCGACCGGCAC
Coding sequences within:
- a CDS encoding immunoglobulin domain-containing protein, encoding AASTQAQVLFTDTARNNTVANPLLKGISRTDDGGLDPRPATGSPALTTSRIPSDSFYTLANYKGAFSGVNWAADWTALGAERIMSGSGAGAPQSITIPVRGPSSSQDPQVEALVAGVDFTAIITVGDTAANSPGWRYVGLGDGLGAYDNTNGTFTALVNHEINETLGITRAHGAKGTFVSKLIIDKATLQVLNGQDLMTNVYTFNTNSFVYELGVNVLMGRFCSADLPPVSAFYNSGNGKGTQNRIFMNGEEFSTQSRAWAHIASGPETGNSWQLPLLGRASWENVVASPYMQDKTIVVGLDDDGTTDSQVYIYIGTKQTTGASDVEKAGLMNGQLYGVSVAGLAQEVAGTTEVQRNFSLVNLSALTDVRVATFNQLETVGNGAGVTAFMRVEDGSWNPLNPREFYFLTTASASLPSRLWRLTFNDIANPEAGGVIEMMLNGTEGQIMMDNMVVDQDGNILITEDPGNNARLARAYKYYPATDGLIALGQAKQSLFKSGEPGFITQDEEVSGVIDMRDILGNGAYLIVNQIHNGAVVGNDPELVEGGQLLVMYVNGTTPSINSQPTPVSVGSGTAATFTVAASAGSTIQWYKNGVPIATATGTSYSIPSPTTGDAGQYVAVVTSANGSVASTTVALTVTDIAMYAGVAIAGPIGAQYDVQYTESLEGTPVWTTLERVTLSTSPMIYIDQTSPGENKRFYRALEVAP